The DNA region CGTCCACGACCTGATGCAATAAGTGATTAGCCAAAAATGGTGAATGCACTAAAACAGGGTACAAGAACACATTGAAAGCAAAGGGCTCACCACGACCCTGGGCAGGCAATGGTCCTGATGGACCATTACCATTGTAATATCCCGAGTCCCGTTGCATATTTCCACCACCATACCCTCTTCCATGCCCTCGGAAACCACGTCCCCTACCACGACCACGACCTCGACCTCTTCCTCCATAGCCTCGCCCACCATCCCATCCTCCATTCCTGTGCTCCACCATGCCACCATTGATATTGCCTGCGCAAGAAAGAATGTCAATGAATTCAGGAAAAACACAAGCACAATTTAATAAACGGCAAGAATCTGGATAACAGACTCTTACAATCAATCGGATACAGAAAAGTCGCCTATAGGCTCTAAAACCTAGCAACTACTTCCAACCAACAAAAacatggtaaaagtaccatggaggtccCTGTACTAAGAGTCAAATTGCATTTCAGTCACTATGCTCAAAAAATGGACAAACTAACCCCAGCACATTAGATAAAAAAACTAActagttatattaaaattttcatctatttctacatttaaaaattgatttttgtacGTCAGCATGAGACGTGTGATATGCCACATGTCATTATTTGGTTACTCCATCAACCATACCGGTTTTTAACGTACAAATGGATAAAAGTTATAACAGaaaaagactaatttactcatttttttagtagagggtgCAACATGCAATCCAAATCCTAGTATAAaagcctccatggtacttttgtCAACCATATTCCTCTATTGTCCCATTAACCTTCCCCGAAAGTGTCCATTATACACTAATACCAAACTATGCATACCCCATATTGGAAATGCAAGATGACAAGGCTAAAATCGATTTTAACTTCTCAACGACTTCAAGTACTATAAAAGCAGGAAAATCACTTTGCTCAAACACCTATGCTTCATTCGTTTATTTAGTGTATTAACACAAGAAAAAGCTTAATTATTCCACAAGTATTACAATTGTTTATCATAACATAAAAGAAgcatttgtaaaaatttaaacttagaaATTAGAAGGATAGTAAAAAATACctccaaaataggtaaaagaattTCCTTGCCTTTGACGAAAATAGGTCATGTAAGTGGCTAAAAATGAACAAGCAAAAGCAGTTTATTGCTAACTCATGTACTAAAAcctattgaaaatataatattccTCCAAACAACTCATGTGACCTGACCATGTGCTTTAGCTTTGGATATCTCTAATTTGCATGATATGGGTGTACAAATATCAATTCAGGCAAGAAGCAAAATAAACCAGAAATGCATAATGacatcaattgtacataattctCTCACCTCCTTCATTGTCCTCGAACTCAGCTGACGGCTTTACTTGATCAGCCGGGATCGGAGGCTGATATCTGAACATCAAATCAACAAATTAACAAACCATCAAAGCAGCACATCAATATAATCATTAGTAAATATCAGGATTCAATTTACAGGACTATATTGAACAAGGTTTAACTTTTAAATACAGATAAGAGGAGGTCAGCTAACCCAATTGAAGACGAATCAAGCTCTTTCTTAGACAAAGTAATAGTGATTATCGAAACATGGCGTGTGGTTTCTAGGCTGCACAAGCAAAAACCAAAAATTAGTGGCAATGATGTTAGTTCTAGCAAGAAGATTAATACATTTACTCAATGTTACTCAAACTTAGGTGTGAATATCAAATATAGGTAAGTATCCAACATGGGTACTGTTAGATTTTTCAAAATTGTTCCATATATTTGGAAGATCATTGAAGTTCATATCCCCATAATCAGGATGTGAGTATCAAACAAGGGCATGGTTAGATTTTTACAAGTTTTTCCACCAATTTGGAAGATCTTTTAAGATCATATCCCCATATCCATGTGTCAGACACGAGTTCCGAAACCTGTACTTAAATGAAGAGTACGAGCAGCATAGTTCTTATTACTAGAAAGAATAAGAAATCTATGTTCTTACGGAAGAAGGCCTTCTTCCAGCGGTTCCCATGTGTCAGTTATGTCTATCGATCCCGTTGATGTGTTTTGATGAAGACCAGCAATCCTCCTCTGGGATTATAAATATAAGACCAATCAAATACATAAGTCTCTctctgtgtatatatatatatatgcaactaAAACTACATATTTCCCACATATTAAGAATAATGTCAGTAACCTACACGAGATTTATAAACAAGAACCCAAAAAagtttgtttttcaaaaaataaaacacCTTAATTAATTCAGCAATCATGACAGTCTTGTTGATAGCTCTACCAGTGGCTTTAAGCACAATCTCATTAGCACCTTTCTCCTACAAAATACAAAAGctttcaacaatcaataacaatGCAACTACtcaacatataaaaaaaaagtagggaaaaagcaaaaaaaaaaaacctgaagCAGAGTGATGGCGTAAGAAATATAATTCCTCATCCTCCCTTGAGCTGTAATCCTCAGTTCATTCTCGTTTATGGGTGTGTCAGCTTTAGGCTTCTCTACCTTTTGGTACCGGtccattattttcaaaaaatctttaAAACAAAACAGAACCCAAGGTCGAAAATCATTCAGAgattaaatttatattcaataaaatgaaattaaaaacaaaaaaaggggtGACATCGAGATCTAGGGTTTACCTGTGAGACAAACAGTGGCTGTGAAGAGAGGGGAATGGGGTGTAAACAAAAAAGGGGGGCAAAAGGGCAAAAGAGGCTAATGTTCTTttctttgctttgtttttttgaaaacggAGGAAGGTATTATTTAGggaatttagggttttaggggaTTTGTGTGAAGTTCAAACCGTTCTATCCGTACGATTATCCAATAACAAATTGACACGTAGATTAGTTTGGCTCTATTTTCTCTCTTTAAATGTTGCAATCTCAACGCTTGTTTGTTTTAGTCAAAACTCTAAAACGCCTTTAGCCTTTTACTTTGCCCTACTTGATAGATTTTTCACGGCACTAGATATTTAATCTCGCAATCTTAATTTTAATTCTGAAAAAATAAAGATTCTCGTAAAAATCTTTTAAAGCATcaatataaagtaaaattaattttttgagagACCTCTATTCATAATTGAACTTTCTCAAATTTAACTGtacaaattaaatcaaaattctaaaatttataaaattaaatattttaagattgCAAATTCTCTAAAATTGCATATCTTCAAAAGCTATTTCTCATATTTACCATGCAGTATAGATGGGCATTCAATCTTTCTAAACAATGTGTCAATTCTGTTGAGTCATATGACCTCTCACAAACAAGATGAATCATTTAAATGTATCATGGTTATATACTCTTTTGCGTAACCCATGACAAATTCATGTTAATATTTCATTACTttgtaatgaattttttttattgttctctaataatattatatttataaaaagaaatttcaattttttttggaatcaataaaaaaatatttttattataaaataaatgcattattttttagtttataagTAGATAAAATATCACCAAAAAAAAGAGTtttcattcttatttttatttatactttaattatgatttaatttttttattatattaacggATTGGATTAAtcgattaaactaattttttatgttttggatcaaatttttgaatcaaattatgaaaaaaacCAACCCTAAATTTACTAACCAATAGGCCCAAGTTTAGCCcaaatccaaaaatttaaaattaaataaataaaagtattatttttatttaattatatttatagttttttttaaaaaaaattctgatttttctctattttaataatttttaataatgaaCTGAATCCGACCTACAATTAATCTACTTAAATTGAGAACCGATGATCTGATTTTGAAAACCATGCAAAATAGAACAATCATTCAGGAGCACCCTCCAACAATTTTAACCTCAAAATAGACTTAATTTCAGTCTTCATATATTTCCCACATCAAATGCGTACATTAAATATGTCCATGTATATAAGCACCGTGTAAATGTCCACAACCTACAGagaaaattaaaatcattcaaCAATAATATTTATAAGCACAAGACTATACAGGGTCCATGATTAACAGAACTGAACTTAATTACAAGTTTACAGAGCACAAATTCAGCAAACACAAAGAGACTGTGGGTACATtgaaatgtatatacatacaacAAAGTCAAAGTCAAAGCCAACcatatgatattttttatatttcaccctaaattgaatgacatgtaaaTGAGTGGAAACTCAAAGtgtattattttgttatgtgttttCTTTTTTACCTAAGTTTTTGCCTAACTATCCAGTTATGTTACCTTCCTGTTTGTCTATTGCCTGAACGTCGGCCGAGGCTGCTAACCAAAGCAATATTGcctccatcatcatcatcatcattgtcGTCATCATCTTGATCAGATAAATTGATGGATTCAGCATTCTCATCAGCTGCATGTGTAGGCTGCCTTGGTCGTATACTACCAAGGTCGTTCCCGGATGACCCGAATGCATGCAGCAGAAGAAAGAAATTCACGAAATTACTATCCAAACTTGCTTCAAAACCTCCATTCTGACCATCCTCTTCTTCATCTGTCTCGAAACCATGGTTATTTCCTTCTATTACATAATCACCATAAACCATTGACCCTGGCATTGTTGACCTTATGGTGCTGATCACATCATCCCGTTCCCGTTCCCGTACAAGCCTCCTCCATTTTTGTTCGAGAGTAGGGTCCACCTCTCGTGGTTGAGCACACGGATGATCCAATCTCATGTGTTTCCTTAGTTCTTTAAAAGTCCCGATGAAAGTGCAGTCATCCTGCATGCAGCTTctctttttagaatttagataTTCCCTTGCAGGTTCCACTACTGTCCATCCTTTCACTTGACCCCTACAAAGTGGACACGCGAGTTCTGTTACTTCACACTTCTTGACTGACCAGCCAGAACCTGGTGCCAAGACCGGAGTATCAATGGAACTAAACAAAGGTTCTTCCTCATTGGATGAGACTACTTTAGTGTAGAACTTTTTGTATTGATCGAGACAGTTCGAGTATCGGAAGCTAGTTCCACACATGTAAGGACGGCAACCATTGTCATGGGATGAGCAGAGAAGAAGCACGGCATTGTGAGGGCACTCCATACAAACAGAACAAGTCGCGTCTTCCCAATCATTCTTACCCAAAGCTTTGGAACATTTTTTTGGGTACAAATCCCCTGAAATGTTTTCATTACGTGAGGTAAATGAGTACGGGGTTGGCCGGACTTGCCGGAAAGCAATTCCACGTCGTCCTTTGCTACCTTTTGCCATTTGCAAACTACACCACAGAACAGTATTGCAAAAAATCAGAAAAtcttatagtaaaaaaaaaaaaacaagtccaagaTATAAAGCTAAAAACCAATGATTCTAGAACCAGACCGACGGTAATACCAATGAACCACCAGTCCAATCAGTCcacagtttaaaaaaaaattctgaaaaataggggaaaagcagaagaaaagaaaagatatttaaaaaacttataaacacattaaaataacaaaaatgacaTAAACATCAATTATACAttacaaattcaattaaaagtttaaaacattaactaaattaactaCATCAAATATACATTACAAATTCGCAGTTTTAACAGTTCAGCCGGTTCCGATTTGCAGTTCAAAACAGTTCAAGGTTCAGCCAGTCCAATCCCTTTCTTCGGACCGGTATAATGGCCGGTTGCCAATCCAACCAGCCGGTCCAGTTTAAACAACCATGGTAAAAACAGAACAGTCGACatacataaaaacaaataaatagtaCCAAAATTTGGGCTTCATAAACCGTAAACATAATGAAAATTCACTCATCGACCATTATCCTTGATAAAATTCACATCCATTTACAAGTACAAATCACAAATAATATATATCCAATCAATTAAACCTACAATTAACTCAATACAAAGCACAACAGACTGAAAACTTAAGTATATCTGAATTTAAACAGAAGAATGTGTTATTTAAACTCTGGAAGAGAACCCAGGCTTAGCATTGGCATTTGCGCATGGTGAGACTCGAATCTGAGTCATCAAGATCCCAGAACACAGTTGAGGCATCATTGGCAATTCACAAGTGAATTAGATTATCTACCAGAGTCAACACACACAACCAAACTCAAAACTCATGTTTGATTATCCATTTCACAAGTGAATTAGATCACCTTTAAGATTAAACATCGCAAAAGAGCAACATCTAATCAATGGGCAACCAAAATATAACGcgaaaactcaaaattcaaaaagaacgaacttcaaaaaaaaaaaaagaaaaactcaccTGCCTTGGGAAAAAAAAGAGTTGAAGTCTAGATCGATGTAATGGGTCTTTTCGAGATACCAAGTCTTATCTGATAACATAAAAAACCAGAGACCatagaattaaaagaataaaaacaatGTTCTTTAACAACAGATTCAAGCCATAATTATACagtaaattaagtaattaaataatgagagGAGAACATGAAGCTACGATTTTTACCCGCATGGGAATTTTTTTAGGCTTTATCCCATCTAAGATCTAGGATTAAAATTGGGGATTAGAGAATGGAGGGAAAGTAGGGTTGTGTTTGGGCACGAAATTGGATGAATTGAGGGACCAAATTGAAGAGAGAAAAGTAGCGTAGAAATGAGTCGACGAATCAGATTGATAGGTGTTTTCTTAGGGAACTGGAGTGATCGAGAAATGAGAATCTCACGCGCTGTTAGGATGGTGTGAAATTCACGCTCTCAATTGAAAATAATACGTGGGTTGTTGGTACATATGGGAAAATAATATCCTACTTGACGGGTTCTAATTGGATACGGTTGCTTAGTAAGAGTTTTATAAGCAAAGTTAATAAGTCGTCTTGGGTCTCACTTTTAGAGTTTGGGTCTAACTATAACTAATCATGGTTTTAAGTTGggttaatgtaaaattttaaatttattttcttgacTCGGGTTTGAATTAAAaaagagtttaaaattttatctaaatttgatgtatattaaaaatattaaacttgaaTTTGACTCCACTTgtctgtattaatttttttagattattatttttatataaaaacaaattaaaaacattaaaatgaatgttttttaaaaactatattaaaaaaagtctttatacttaaataaaactaaatagtTACAATTTAATAGATAAATACCTCTAAagtagtagcaaaattaacaataatataa from Gossypium hirsutum isolate 1008001.06 chromosome A04, Gossypium_hirsutum_v2.1, whole genome shotgun sequence includes:
- the LOC107935132 gene encoding keratin, type II cytoskeletal 1 isoform X1 — encoded protein: MDRYQKVEKPKADTPINENELRITAQGRMRNYISYAITLLQEKGANEIVLKATGRAINKTVMIAELIKRRIAGLHQNTSTGSIDITDTWEPLEEGLLPLETTRHVSIITITLSKKELDSSSIGYQPPIPADQVKPSAEFEDNEGATYMTYFRQRQGNSFTYFGGNINGGMVEHRNGGWDGGRGYGGRGRGRGRGRGRGFRGHGRGYGGGNMQRDSGYYNGNGPSGPLPAQGRGRGRGRGRGRGGGRGQGFTPDGPFQKGA
- the LOC107935132 gene encoding ribonuclease P protein subunit p25-like protein isoform X2; its protein translation is MDRYQKVEKPKADTPINENELRITAQGRMRNYISYAITLLQEKGANEIVLKATGRAINKTVMIAELIKRRIAGLHQNTSTGSIDITDTWEPLEEGLLPLETTRHVSIITITLSKKELDSSSIGYQPPIPADQVKPSAEFEDNEGGNINGGMVEHRNGGWDGGRGYGGRGRGRGRGRGRGFRGHGRGYGGGNMQRDSGYYNGNGPSGPLPAQGRGRGRGRGRGRGGGRGQGFTPDGPFQKGA
- the LOC107935116 gene encoding uncharacterized protein, with the protein product MAKGSKGRRGIAFRQVRPTPYSFTSRNENISGDLYPKKCSKALGKNDWEDATCSVCMECPHNAVLLLCSSHDNGCRPYMCGTSFRYSNCLDQYKKFYTKVVSSNEEEPLFSSIDTPVLAPGSGWSVKKCEVTELACPLCRGQVKGWTVVEPAREYLNSKKRSCMQDDCTFIGTFKELRKHMRLDHPCAQPREVDPTLEQKWRRLVRERERDDVISTIRSTMPGSMVYGDYVIEGNNHGFETDEEEDGQNGGFEASLDSNFVNFFLLLHAFGSSGNDLGSIRPRQPTHAADENAESINLSDQDDDDNDDDDDGGNIALVSSLGRRSGNRQTGRLWTFTRCLYTWTYLMYAFDVGNI